From the genome of Brassica oleracea var. oleracea cultivar TO1000 chromosome C4, BOL, whole genome shotgun sequence:
GGGGACACTCGCTTCTGAAGTGGCCGTAACCTTCACACTCATGACACATCTTTGTGTTCTTGCTAGAATCCTGCTTTGAGAGCTGAGAGCTGCCCCTTTCAACATCATTCTTTTGGTAGCGTCCATTGGATCTACCACCCCCTTTCTCCATACGCTTGACAACCTTGTTGAAGTTTCGAGCCATTAAACTCAGATTCTCTTCAATCTTAGTGACTCGACCATCATCCTTAGACTCAGCTGTGAAGGCAATGCTCTTCTGGTTAGTAGATTGTCGATCGGTTTTCTCAAGATCATGCACCTTCAGAATGCCTGAGAGTTTATCAAACTTCATCTCATCTGTGTCAACAGCAAGTGTGAGAACAGCTTTATAAGCTTCAAACCGTGGTGGTAAGCACCTTAGGAGCTTCTTCACCAAATCCTTTTCTTCATACTTCTTGCCAAGAACAGACGCTTCACTTGCCAATTCACTGATCTTGCATATGAATTCATCAATCGGCTCATCATCACTCATTCTCAGGTTCTCAAACTTGGAGGCTAGGTGATCAAGGCGCTTCTCATACTGGTATTTCCTTCAAAGTGATTTATGAGCGTATCCCACGCTTGCTTGGCAGATTCACATCCTTGTATGATCTTGAACTGCTCAACATCTACTGACGAGAATATGAAAGTTAGAGCTTTAGAGTTGAACTTAGACGCTTTCTTCTCACCCTCAGTTCACTGGTCTTTAGGCTTTGGACCAACTTACTTATCTTCCAAGACAACGGTAGGAGCACTCCAACCATCTTCTACAGACGTCCAAGCATCTTCATCAACTCCTCTGATGATGTGTTGCATCCTCACTTTCCAGTGACCAAAGTTGGTACTGTCCAGCATGATAGGCTTATGAATGTGTAAGAGTTCCTTCATGGTGTCCATGAAATCTGCAGGATCTCAACCTGTTAGTAGTACTTGATACCACAGAGGTTTCCCGCTCTGATACCAAATGAAAGTTCAAAGACACACAGATATGAACCGTACAAAAGTCTTTCAAGAACACTTTCTTGTATATTAGAAATCTTTTAAACAATCATCCTAGATCTGTTTAATCCGGTTTATGCTCAGTCACACGAGACTAGCGACGAACCAATTTCTAATCTCTAAATTATAGAAACCCAAGCTGAAAGCCTTTCACTCGATTTCTGTAGCCGACAAGAACAAACCTCTTGCTCTAGCTTTTACTCTCTTAACGCTTAACCTAAAACACTTCTAGGTTCCCTCGTTAAGTACCCGTGAAAGACAATATTCTACTTCCTAAAATATCGCCAACAGAAGATCTTCTTTGCTTCGCGCCAAAGCAATATCTTCTACTTCCATAAGTTTGTGACATGTCATCACGCCGTAACAAACTTAACGTACTATGTTACACACTCATCACCATGTGTAACACACTCTTGGCTCAGAACGAACAAGCTCACAATTCTTGAGCTTACATCAGTAGCCATTAAGAAGGTTTAGCAAGACCGGCGCTACAAGAACCGTGAGCTTCAGTTAATGCGGCTAATGGACCACCCAAACGTTGTTTCCTTGAAGCATTGTTTCTTCTCTACGACGAGTAGAGATGAGCTCTTCCTCAACCTCGTTATGGAGTATGTACCCGAGACTTTGTACCGGGTTTTGAAGCACTATACTAGTTCAAACCAGAGAATGCCTATTTTCTATGTCAAATTTTACACTTACCAAGTAAATATGCGTTGTTATATTACTGCTTCCCCCCTACAAGTACTCTTTCTCTACGTTGATCCTGAAACGGGTTTTGAATATGTTTTTTCACAGATCTTTAGAGGCTTGGCTTATATCCATGCAGCTCCTGGTGTCTGCCACAGGGATTTGAAACCACAAAATCTTTTGGTACGTACGTTTGATCTATTGTTGTGGGTTTATCTTAAGTAACCTTGACTAGATTGTAATTTAAATTCTCTGTTGTGGTCTGTAGGTTGATCCTCTCACTCATCAGTGTAAGCTGTGCGATTTTGGAAGTGCAAAAATATTGGTACGTTTGATCACATTTATTTTTCAACCGCTTTTGCCTTTCTGTTATCTTCTTGACCTTTACAAACTATTCACCATTAGGTGAAAGGTGAAGCAAACATATCATATATCTGCTCTCGTTATTACCGAGCTCCAGAGCTTATCTTTGGGGCCACAGAGTATACATCCTCCATAGACATATGGGGCCCGTTCGTTTGTACATCTGGAAGATGCATCCAGATGAATCATTTGAATGCAACTATGTTCGTTTGCTTTTCATTTTTAACTTGCATCTGCATCTAGGCAGATTTGTTAATAAAATGACTAAAACATATATTTTTACGTTTCGGCGGAAAAAATAGCATTTTTATGGTATTGGCGAAAATATTTTTGCGGTTTTTGGGGAAAAATGTGTTTTTGACGAAAAAGTGCATTTTTGTAGTTGTCAAAAGTGCATTTTTGTAGTTTTTTGCGGGAAAATACGTTTTTACGGGTTTGGCGGAAAATATGTTATTGCGGTTTTGGCAGGAAAAGTGTGTTTTTGCGGTTTTGGAGGAAAATGTGTTTTTGACGAAAAAATGTGTTTTGCGGGTTTGAAGGGAAAATGCATTTTACGGGTTTGACGTGAAAATGAGTTTTTGCGGGTTTGGCGGAAAATGCTTTTTTGCGGTTTTGGCAGGGAAATGCGTTTTACGGTTTTGGCGGGAAACTGTTTTTTTCGGTTTTGGCGGAAAAATGAATTTTTGGCGGTTTTGGCGGGAAAATGTGTTTTTTCGGTTTTGGTGGGAAAATGTGTTTTTACGGTTTTTGCGGAAAAATGCTTTTTCCGATTTTGGCGGGAAAATGCATTTTTCGGTTTTGGCGGAAAAATGCGTTTTTGCGGTTTTGGCAGGAAAATGCGTATTTGCGGTTTTGGCAGGAAAATGCGTATTTGCGGTCTTGCGTTTTGGCGGAAAATGCGTTTTTTTATGTTTTGACAGGAAAGTGTGTTTTTACCGTTTTGGCCGAAAAGTGCGGTTTTACTGGTTTGGCTGAAAAGTGCGTTTTTATGAAAAAATGCGTTTTTACTTTTTTTGCGGAAAAACGAATTTTTGCGGTTTTGGCGGAAAAAATTGTTTTTAAGTTTTGGCGGGAAAATGCATTTTTCGGTTCTGGAGAAAAATGTATATGCAAAAAAATAGAATTTTTGGTTTGAAAATAATATTTTGATTTTAAAAGGTTGTTTTTGTCATTTATCATTTTGGACTGAACTAGATGCATCTGCATCCAGATGCACCATCAAGACTCACCTTCATTTGGATGAGAATTTGAGATGAGTTTTTAAAAATTCAGCTGGGTGATCCATCTGGATGTAGCATTATAATGTACAAAACGAACATCGATTTGCATCTTCACCCAGATGGATCACCTAGGTGAGCAAACGAACAGCACCATGGTCTGCTGGTTGTGTTTTGGCAGAGCTTCTCCTTGGCCAGGTTAGTTTAAACTAAGTATCTCAGAGAACTAAGTCATATCTCCAGAATCCTCCCCAATCATTTTGATATATATATTTTTTTTATCTACAGCCGTTGTTCCCGGGAGAAAACTCTGTGGACCAGCTAGTGGAGATCATCAAGGTGAAGCCTCATTTTGATTAGATGTTACTTTGGCTTCATTTTCTGTTTGGTATATAAAAATATAGATTGTTCTTGATATATGTGGTGCGTTGGTTTAGGTTCTTGGTACTCCAACTCGAGAAGAGATCAGATGCATGAATCCAAACTACACAGACTTCAGATTCCCACAAATCAAAGCTCATCCTTGGCATAAGGTATCTTAATTATTCATGTTACAATCCTGATAGTACAATGGCTTAATATATTTCAAAAGACAACATAAAAACAATACAACCTTCTTCAGGTTTTCCATAAGCGGATGCCTCCAGAAACCATTGACCTCGCATCTCGGCTTCTTCAGTATTCACCGAGCCTACGTTGCACTGCGGTCAGTATCTCTAAATAACCAAACACTCCTAATTGGGACCTGCACTGTTTGATGATGCTGAGTTTTTCTTTTAACTGCTGTACTGCTGTGTCTAAAAGCTGGAAGCATGTGCACATCCATTTTTCAGTGAACTACGAGAGCCCAATGCACGTCTTCCAAACGGCCGACCTCTACCACCATTGTTCAACTTCAAACAAGAGGTAATGATTAATCACAACAAAAGAGGGTGTAAGAGCACCCCCATTAGTGAACTTATGGGGGATTCACACAGATTCTAAAAAAAAAAAAAATTAAAATAATGAATAGTGATGAACTTGTCTCTCTCCACTTCTTCTCAGTGAACCGGGTTTATCACTGTAGCGCGGGCCCCACGACACGTGGCGGTCCGCGATTGGTCCGATTATTTTTTTTTTTATTTTTTTTTTAAAAAAAACAAAAATGAAACAGAAAAAAAATATAATAAAAAAATACTTTGTGAATCCATTTCATGGGATTCACTTATGGGGGTGCTCTAATGTAGCTAACTTTCCTTAAACCTACCGTAACTAAATGTATGTTATCTTTCTATTTGAATGTTCCAAAACAGTTATCTGGAGCTTCACTAGAGCTTATAGACAGGCTAATACCTGAGCACGTTAGGCGGCAGATGAGTGGAGGCTTTCCATTACAAGCTGGTCATTAGAAAAAAAAAGGATTTTGAAACTGAGATGTTATTATTCACTTTTGACTGGTAGAGACGCCTTTTTCTAGTGAATAATTTGTTCGTGGATGGTGATGGAAGAATTGAATTATAATGTCTAAAACTATAACCGTTATTAATTATAAGGTAGGAGCTTATATTACTTTAAGCATATCACCATGGCTGATCATAATTTCTTTCAAACATTTAAAAATAAAACAAATTATACACTAGAAAAAGGCGACTTGGTTAACCAAATTCCCCTTTTAAATATGTAGAAAATTATGGCGGTTGAAATCTCTCTTCTCTTTTCACAATATCTTATATCTACAACAAATGCGTAGATGATTAGTTGAGTTGTTGGCTTATAGCTCAAGTCATTCCAACTCGTAGTAGTTGTTTTAGAAAGAAAGAAAGGCAGAAAATATGAACAAAAACAAAATAAGGCTGTGAAATTTTGTAGATTTTTTTATATCGGATCCACTAAAAATATGATTGGGACAGGAATGATGTTAAAATGCTGTAAAGACTAAAAAAAAGTCTGTTAACCCAATCAATCATGTAGTCATAACCGACCAAACTCTTTATATTTCAAATTATACAGCAAATAATTTACAGTCATAACCGACCAACCATGGACTAAAGTGGAAACGCTTGACAAGTCCATGCAGCTAACAACTTACAATCTTCAAACTCGCACATATATTCAGTAATATAAAAGCAGTTAAAACATGTGAACTTGAGAAAAATTGCACGATTGGAATTGTACCGTTCAAGGACAAAAACTATGAGGAAGTTGTTCCGAAATAAGAAAAAGAAGAGCAAGCGGAGAAGAACTCATATTCTCTCCCCTAAGGAGCCTGTTTGAAAATATTCAAAGAAATCGATGCAACAACACTTCCATGATTGTATGCTTCTTCTATTTTTATTGCGCAGCTAAGAACAAAATGCGCTGAGAATTTTACTGTTTGTGGATAAACCTTCAGTTCCCACGAAAACAATTGAAGGAGAACATAGCTTCCTGCGTCTTATTGACTCGTCAACAAGAAGAAAAAAATCATGTTTGGCTGGAGATATAAGTAAATAAAATAATTTAAGATGACTTGGTGACTTCATGTATAACATTCGCAAGGTATCCCACATTTCCCGTTGTAACACCAGCCATACTGCAACCAAACACAGCCTCAATGATTTGCTAACAATTGAAAGTGCATTTAAAAATTAAGAAATGGAGAAGGGAAGTAGTAGTACCTGATACGGCCATTACGGGTCATATAGATGTGATATTCGCTTGTTAAGCGGTCAACCTGTTCTGGTGTTAGCCCACTGTAGCAGAACATTCCAATCTGTTTTTCCCCATATATGGTTACGTAAGTGCGTGAATCATATGATAGAAAATGACATGTTAATAAAATAAACATTTTAGTAATTAATTTCCTGCTTGGTTACGTGCTCCCACGATAAAGGCGATCCTAACTTCTCAAGGCTATCTCTCAAAGTAGTTCTCATGCCAATTATCCGATCAGCCATGATCTGTTTTAGGATTCTAATTCTTTAGTTGAATAATCCAACACAAAAGAGTAAAAATGGGAAAATAAAGGTAAGGTGATGACAATGTGGTGGAACTAGAAATGTTACCTTAACTTCCTTTAGCCACAGACTCTTTAACTCTGGGTCTCCGAGAATGGTTGAGACTATTTGAGCTCCATGTAAAGGTGGGTTACTATACATTGGTCTAGCTAGTTGCTGCAACTGACTTTTCACAGTTACGGCTTGCTTTTCATCTTCACAAAGCACGCTGCAGCACAAGACAAAGTAGTAACGTTTTATATTCTGTTTCTTACCTTTTTTTTAACAAAATGAACATTTATGCATGAGTATTAATGATGTGTTGGAGTATCTAAAATGAATATTATTGTACCTGAGACATCCGACTCTCTGGCCGTAGAGTCCCATGTTTTTGGCATAGGACTGAGAAATTCCAATATGTTGACCATCCTCGAGAAAGATCCTGATGGACTTGGCATCTCTCGCTGGATCACCACTGGCAAAACCTTGATAGGCCATATCGAAGAATGCAAAATGCTTTTTGGCCTTGAATAGCTGTGAGATCTCTCTCCATTGTTCCTCTGTAGGGTCGACTCCAGTAGGATTATGAGCACAAGCATGAAGAAGGAAGAAGGAGCCTTCCGGAGCATTCTATGAGAAAAAAAGGATTTTATCATCAACAAGAATAAGATTTAGAAGTAGAGTTCTTGCTTGCTAACCTTCACATCATCCATCAATCCTTTGAAATCCAAACCCTTGGTTTCTGGATGATAGTAATGATAAGTCTTTTGAGGGACTTGTGCATCTCTCCAGATGTTGTGGTGGCTTGGTCACAGAAGAGACAACATTAAGCTATTATGCTATTCAGGTTAAACATTGTAAATGATCAAAGTTAAAAATGTATTGAAAACTCACTTGGACCAGGTTGGAACAGGGATGTAGATCTGTGAAGCGGGACAGAAACGATTCTGGAAGTCAGCAAAGAGTCGGCATGCTCCAGTTCCGGAGAGAGACTGAACTGCAGCTATTCTTTTGTCTTTGATAAATTGAGAGTTGTCCCCATAGGCAAGCTTCAATGTTTCCTCCACCATTTTCACACTCCCTCCCATAGGAAGGTACTCCCTATATTCGTTAAACACAAAACATATAGTTCAGATGAGAGTCTGATGTTGATCTTCTTAGCATGATGCATACAGATTAAGGGTCACATAACTGACCTAAGCACACATATTCTTTTGTTTAGATACACAATTCAACTTTACCAATTACACAAACTTGAGGTTTTTTTTTTTTTTGTTGCAACAAATGAACAAAAGCTTTTTTAAAGAATTAAAAAAAGAAAAAAAGGATTCAATCTTACATGAAGGAGGTGCCAGCAATTCTTCGTTCAGCTTCTCTAACACAATCCAAGACAACAGGCTTCCCATTATCATCACGATATGCTCCCTACCCAAAGTAACGACAGCATGCAATATATTATACGCCATCTCCTAAGACTTTCAGCTCGAAATGAGATTCTCAAAAACATTCTCCCGAAAATATTTCTTATAGATCACAGGAAAAGCGATGTCCGTAAGATCTGTGATAGACAGGGAGAGAGAGAGAGACTGACCACACCAACGTTAACTTTGTCGGGACTAGGATCAGCGAGAAAAGCCTCCGTTACTCCGAGGATCGGATCTTTGGGAGCAGGCTCCACGTTCTTCCACCATGACGACATACTTCTCGAACCGAAGATCGGACGACTCATCATCGTTCGACGTGAAGCCGAGTTACGGATTGTCATCGCCATCATCGCCATAACGCTTTTCTTTCCACCTTAAACGCACAGGGAGAAAATCGTAGGGGAAGCGTTGATATTTGTTAATGGAGAAGTTGCGACACGACATGTTCGAAGTTTGGGCAGATGCGGACGAATGAGAGACGCTAGTTGCTTAGATAATGGCCTTGGACTCTGTGTGTGAGAGATAAGAGCATTTTTATCCCGGGATACTAGAAGGTTTCTTGGCCGGTGAGATCTGCGTAGGACCCAATTTTTTTTAAGAAACCGGTTATAAAAACTATTAAATAGTAGTCGGTTCTTAAAGGTTTTTTACACTGTTCGCGGGTTCCACTAACACGTGGCGGCTCACGATTGGTTCGTTTTTTTTTTTAAATTCGAAAAAATAAAAAAAGAAAAAAAAAATTAAGAAAGAGGTTGTAGGGATAATGATGCTCTAAGATATTACTATTTGATTAAATAAATGATGGTTATAACAACAAAACTAAATAAACATTAAAAATTAGGATTTATCTGTCTTCTTGTATCAGATCTTTCACTTTTTCAGACTTCCAACACCTGAACTCCGAATTTTGCGGTACTTTGACAAATAGAAACTAAGAGTTTTTGCCGAAACTAACCCACAACTTGATTTTAATCCCAAACCTATATCCAAACTTAAATCAAATGAAAAACTAACCTAAAAGCCTAGTGAAATTACAGCTCAATCCCTTGTGACCAAACAAAAAAACATAAGTCATTTTTACGAATATAGCCCCAGTAAATCGTATGAGTCGTCTGAGATGTTGGAAGTCGTCTGGACGACTGAAGTGTAAGTCGTCTGGTACCAGTTTATTTTAAAAATAATTTATAAATCTTGTAAAAAAATATTTTGATGCGTGAAAAATAAAAATCAAGTAATTATAAACAGTTTTAAGTGATATAAATTAAGATATGATAAAATTGATTTGTTTTGAAGATAGATGAGTGGAAGTAGTGAATCATGAAATACTTTGGTTTAGGAGTTTGNNNNNNNNNNNNNNNNNNNNNNNNNNNNNNNNNNNNNNNNNNNNNNNNNNNNNNNNNNNNNNNNNNNNNNNNNNNNNNNNNNNNNNNNNNNNNNNNNNNNNNNNNNNNNNNNNNNNNNNNNNNNNNNNNNNNNNNNNNNNNNNNNNNNNNNNNNNNNNNNNNNNNNNNNNNNNNNNNNNNNNNNNNNNNNNNNNNNNNNNNNNNNNNNNNNNNNNNNNNNNNNNNNNNNNNNNNNNNNNNNNNNNNNNNNNNNNNNNNNNNNNNNN
Proteins encoded in this window:
- the LOC106342948 gene encoding shaggy-related protein kinase zeta-like, with amino-acid sequence MRLMDHPNVVSLKHCFFSTTSRDELFLNLVMEYVPETLYRVLKHYTSSNQRMPIFYVKFYTYQIFRGLAYIHAAPGVCHRDLKPQNLLVDPLTHQCKLCDFGSAKILVKGEANISYICSRYYRAPELIFGATEYTSSIDIWGPFVSPWSAGCVLAELLLGQPLFPGENSVDQLVEIIKVLGTPTREEIRCMNPNYTDFRFPQIKAHPWHKVFHKRMPPETIDLASRLLQYSPSLRCTALEACAHPFFSELREPNARLPNGRPLPPLFNFKQELSGASLELIDRLIPEHVRRQMSGGFPLQAGH
- the LOC106341740 gene encoding aspartate aminotransferase, mitochondrial-like, whose amino-acid sequence is MAMMAMTIRNSASRRTMMSRPIFGSRSMSSWWKNVEPAPKDPILGVTEAFLADPSPDKVNVGVGAYRDDNGKPVVLDCVREAERRIAGTSFMEYLPMGGSVKMVEETLKLAYGDNSQFIKDKRIAAVQSLSGTGACRLFADFQNRFCPASQIYIPVPTWSNHHNIWRDAQVPQKTYHYYHPETKGLDFKGLMDDVKNAPEGSFFLLHACAHNPTGVDPTEEQWREISQLFKAKKHFAFFDMAYQGFASGDPARDAKSIRIFLEDGQHIGISQSYAKNMGLYGQRVGCLSVLCEDEKQAVTVKSQLQQLARPMYSNPPLHGAQIVSTILGDPELKSLWLKEVKIMADRIIGMRTTLRDSLEKLGSPLSWEHVTKQIGMFCYSGLTPEQVDRLTSEYHIYMTRNGRISMAGVTTGNVGYLANVIHEVTKSS